Proteins from one Cryptomeria japonica chromosome 4, Sugi_1.0, whole genome shotgun sequence genomic window:
- the LOC131048971 gene encoding GDSL esterase/lipase At2g36325: MKMVAKMPSALLVFLPFFLLSVIGICSGDQTTAFFAFGDSYADTGNYHPPMNNSIVSAWKYPYGITWPGHPSGRVSSGRILTDYLAQILGLPSPVTYRVLNSSTQHIVALQGINFAISYSGVFDSFGVPKLSVQVGNLKDTIISQKYDSHHLKHSIVLLTLNGNDYAAANVSAVGTEKFVKSVITEMKLQLTELYNLGLRNFLVSNNMPFDCQPGYLQSGAVCFNTTMELVSTHNNYLSKAISELSKLEDANFLILDFFAAFSHITLNPFAYGIHEMSRSCCSRDVNMSSSAIGCADYDEQGRALFHLCKSREEFFFFDWYHPTQKGWQVMINLHYSHSGFVQDGSSSPFQSLAEWLSERVGLDSYPPKFSQKSIEK; this comes from the exons ATGAAAATGGTTGCCAAAATGCCGTCAGCTCTGTTGGTGTTTCTGCCATTTTTCCTGCTCTCTGTAATTG GTATATGTAGTGGAGATCAAACAACAGCTTTTTTTGCTTTTGGAGATTCATATGCAGACACTGGAAATTACCATCCTCCTATGAATAATAGCATAGTTTCAGCATGGAAGTATCCATATGGTATCACTTGGCCTGGGCACCCATCTGGCAGGGTATCATCTGGCAGAATTCTTACAGATTATTTAG CCCAAATCTTAGGTCTTCCATCTCCAGTAACTTACAGGGTCCTGAACAGTTCAACCCAGCATATAGTAGCATTGCAAGGCATAAACTTTGCAATATCATACAGTGGGGTATTTGACTCATTTGGAGTTCCAAAGCTTAGTGTCCAAGTTGGAAATTTGAAGGATACCATTATATCTCAGAAATATGATTCTCACCATCTAAAACACTCAATAGTACTTCTTACTCTTAATGGAAATGATTATGCTGCTGCCAATGTTAGCGCAGTG GGAACAGAGAAGTTTGTCAAGAGTGTTATAACAGAGATGAAACTGCAGCTCACAGAGCTTTATAATCTTGGGCTAAGGAATTTTCTGGTATCAAATAACATGCCCTTTGACTGTCAACCTGGTTATCTACAGTCTGGAGCAGTATGCTTCAACACAACAATGGAGTTAGTGTCCACCCACAACAACTATCTATCAAAAGCCATTTCAGAGCTGAGTAAACTTGAAGATGCCAACTTCCTCATCCTTGATTTCTTTGCAGCCTTCTCTCATATTACCTTGAACCCATTTGCATATG GAATCCATGAGATGAGTAGATCGTGCTGTTCTAGAGATGTAAACATGAGTAGCTCAGCTATTGGGTGTGCTGATTATGATGAACAAGGAAGAGCTCTTTTTCATCTGTGCAAGTCTCGAGaggaatttttcttttttgattggtaCCATCCTACTCAGAAGGGATGGCAAGTGATGATAAATCTTCACTACTCCCATAGTGGGTTTGTTCAAGATGGCTCTTCTTCTCCTTTTCAATCATTAGCAGAATGGCTTTCTGAGAGGGTGGGCTTGGATTCTTATCCTCCCAAATTTTCACAAAAAAGCATAGAAAAGTGA